A single genomic interval of Asinibacterium sp. OR53 harbors:
- a CDS encoding type II toxin-antitoxin system PemK/MazF family toxin yields MNIKQYDIWLADLNPSKGTEAGKVRPVVIIQTDLLNDTHLSTLICPVTTNVQPELELLRVHLKKGQLDRLSDVLIDQIRSIDNKRLIQKLGRLTPHQVDELKRNIAIVLDL; encoded by the coding sequence ATGAATATTAAACAATACGACATTTGGCTTGCAGACCTGAACCCGTCAAAGGGTACGGAAGCGGGAAAAGTGCGCCCTGTTGTAATTATTCAAACCGATTTATTAAATGACACGCATTTATCTACTCTTATTTGCCCTGTTACAACCAATGTGCAGCCGGAACTTGAGTTGTTAAGAGTACATCTTAAAAAGGGTCAGTTGGACAGGTTGAGCGATGTACTGATAGATCAAATCCGGTCCATTGATAATAAGCGATTGATCCAAAAATTAGGAAGACTTACCCCACATCAGGTTGATGAGTTGAAACGAAATATTGCTATCGTATTGGATTTATAA
- a CDS encoding flavin reductase family protein — protein MITINIESLPLMERQRWLQAAIAPRPICFASTIDASGNVNLSPFSFFNLFSTNPAIVIFSPSRRARNNTTKHTLQNILEVPECVINIVDYDMVQQTSLSSCEYAKGVDEFIKAGFQKMPATLVKPPMVQEAKVKLECKVQEVKSLGDQGGAGQLVIAEVLCMHVDESILGEDGKIDQRKLQLVARLGGDWYCRVDEASLFKVTKPNTELGIGIDNLPPGIRNSSFLTGNHLGMLANVHTLPEIDPVFTDDRLKEIVQYYAVNPQEMEKELHRYAGELLNAGNVTAAWQVLLYGETA, from the coding sequence ATGATAACGATCAATATTGAGTCTTTACCGCTGATGGAAAGGCAACGGTGGTTACAGGCAGCCATCGCACCAAGGCCTATTTGTTTTGCAAGTACGATAGATGCTTCGGGCAATGTAAACCTGAGCCCTTTTAGTTTTTTCAATCTTTTTTCTACCAATCCCGCGATCGTTATTTTTTCTCCTTCAAGAAGAGCGAGGAACAATACCACCAAACATACTTTACAGAATATTTTGGAAGTGCCCGAGTGCGTGATCAACATCGTGGATTACGACATGGTGCAGCAAACCAGTTTATCCAGCTGCGAATATGCCAAAGGGGTAGATGAATTCATCAAAGCAGGTTTTCAGAAAATGCCCGCTACTTTGGTGAAGCCGCCGATGGTGCAGGAAGCCAAAGTAAAACTGGAATGCAAAGTACAAGAAGTGAAAAGCCTGGGCGACCAGGGAGGAGCGGGGCAACTGGTGATTGCCGAAGTGCTGTGTATGCACGTGGATGAAAGCATATTGGGCGAAGATGGAAAGATCGACCAGCGTAAACTGCAATTGGTAGCACGTTTGGGAGGCGATTGGTATTGCAGAGTAGATGAAGCCAGCCTGTTCAAAGTGACCAAGCCCAATACGGAATTGGGAATAGGTATCGATAACCTGCCTCCGGGTATACGAAACAGTAGTTTTTTAACAGGCAACCACCTGGGCATGCTGGCGAATGTGCATACACTACCCGAAATAGATCCTGTTTTTACCGATGACCGCCTGAAAGAGATCGTACAATATTATGCCGTGAACCCGCAAGAGATGGAAAAGGAACTGCATCGATATGCCGGTGAATTGCTGAATGCAGGGAATGTGACTGCCGCCTGGCAAGTATTGTTGTATGGAGAAACTGCGTGA
- a CDS encoding phosphatidylserine decarboxylase family protein: protein MTIHREGYKTIGITALIFGLLNLVSFSFLSAHIPWLAILIFVVSLALFLFIISFFRIPNRQLTINENQVVCPADGKVVVIEEVTDPEYFKDKRIQVSIFMSPANVHVNRNPMSGEVIYNQYHNGKYLVAWHPKSSTENERWSVVVNNHHGAILYKQIAGALAKRICNYTSVGQQVKQGDEYGFIKFGSRVDVLLPLHAKVEVQLNQVVKGGVTVLASWN from the coding sequence ATGACCATTCATAGAGAAGGATACAAGACCATCGGCATTACGGCGCTCATTTTCGGGTTGTTGAACCTGGTCTCTTTCAGTTTTTTAAGCGCGCATATACCCTGGTTGGCCATACTCATCTTTGTGGTTTCATTGGCGCTTTTTCTTTTCATCATTTCTTTTTTCCGCATACCTAACCGTCAACTGACCATCAACGAAAACCAGGTGGTTTGTCCAGCCGACGGTAAAGTAGTGGTTATTGAAGAAGTGACTGATCCGGAATATTTCAAAGACAAACGCATACAGGTAAGCATTTTCATGAGTCCCGCCAACGTGCACGTGAACCGTAACCCCATGAGCGGAGAAGTGATCTATAACCAATACCACAATGGGAAATACCTCGTGGCCTGGCATCCCAAATCATCTACCGAAAATGAACGATGGAGTGTAGTGGTAAATAATCACCACGGCGCTATTCTTTATAAACAAATTGCCGGTGCACTGGCCAAGCGGATTTGTAATTACACCAGTGTGGGACAGCAAGTGAAGCAGGGTGATGAATATGGTTTCATCAAATTCGGTAGCCGCGTAGATGTTTTATTACCCCTCCATGCCAAAGTAGAAGTGCAACTGAACCAGGTGGTGAAAGGCGGCGTTACCGTACTGGCTAGCTGGAACTGA
- a CDS encoding phosphatidate cytidylyltransferase has translation MALNIETFKTRALTAVVFVVIMLAGLLWNQWSFLLLFSVIHFGCWTEYQRLVAQIDPVYGSITPLHKYSIMIIGWSLMLWMADDTFNTGGKVIHEWGRAICLVVSTVFLAAEIVFKKRLNPKLIAYSLAGLIYISLSWALMVQLRGLIAYDVLGSHGWLLPVVIIASIWINDTMAYIVGSFIGRTPFSSISPKKTWEGTLGGALLAVVAIACLGHYTCGLDWKPLLWISAVAAVTGTAGDLLESKLKRLAGVKDSGSIMPGHGGFLDRFDSLLLATPFVWLVVKLIL, from the coding sequence ATGGCTTTGAATATAGAAACCTTTAAAACCCGTGCACTGACAGCAGTTGTATTTGTAGTGATCATGCTGGCGGGTCTCTTGTGGAATCAATGGAGTTTCCTGTTGCTTTTCAGTGTGATCCATTTCGGTTGCTGGACAGAATACCAGCGATTGGTGGCACAGATCGACCCGGTTTACGGGAGCATCACGCCTTTACACAAATACAGTATCATGATCATTGGCTGGTCATTGATGTTGTGGATGGCGGATGATACATTCAATACCGGCGGGAAAGTGATACACGAATGGGGCCGCGCGATATGCCTGGTGGTCAGTACTGTTTTTCTGGCGGCAGAGATCGTATTTAAGAAGCGACTGAACCCCAAACTGATAGCGTATTCGCTGGCAGGATTGATTTATATTTCGCTGAGCTGGGCGCTGATGGTCCAGTTGCGCGGACTGATAGCTTACGATGTGCTGGGTTCCCACGGATGGCTCCTGCCGGTGGTGATCATCGCTTCCATCTGGATCAATGATACCATGGCGTATATCGTAGGTTCTTTCATTGGCAGAACCCCATTTTCTTCTATTTCACCCAAAAAAACCTGGGAAGGCACCCTGGGAGGAGCGTTGCTGGCCGTTGTGGCCATAGCCTGCCTGGGACATTATACCTGCGGACTCGATTGGAAACCGCTTCTATGGATATCAGCAGTGGCGGCCGTTACAGGTACGGCGGGAGATTTGCTGGAAAGTAAACTGAAAAGGCTGGCAGGTGTTAAAGATAGTGGCAGTATTATGCCCGGACACGGCGGCTTTCTCGACAGGTTCGATTCATTACTGCTGGCCACGCCTTTCGTTTGGCTGGTGGTGAAACTGATTCTTTAA
- a CDS encoding DUF2007 domain-containing protein, giving the protein MKAWKKILTRTSYAEASIIQGVLEENEVPVQLLNKQDSSYPMFGYIEIYVPEHLVETAKKLLEKSMLN; this is encoded by the coding sequence ATGAAAGCCTGGAAGAAAATATTAACGCGCACCAGTTATGCCGAGGCGAGTATTATACAAGGTGTGCTGGAAGAGAACGAAGTGCCGGTTCAATTGCTGAATAAGCAGGACAGCAGTTATCCCATGTTCGGGTATATTGAAATATATGTTCCGGAACACCTGGTAGAAACGGCCAAAAAATTACTTGAAAAAAGCATGTTGAATTAA
- a CDS encoding CPBP family intramembrane glutamic endopeptidase, producing the protein MNQEPTISYRRQFVILLALIGVFTVIASFSLIMLARMNLNVSMTLVPELLNKSENVNLARWLNTLATFLMFFMPAILFARILSRKPLDYLGFNRLMSGKQIGIVVILTLAAMITSGALGDLNQRIPLPATWMAKARAMEDAYRSTMMSMAMMKNFKEYLLVLLVVATAPAIFEEVLFRGTFQQLFIGWTKNAWIGIFITSIVFSAIHISYFGFLPRLALGMVLGFIFYYGKNIWLNILLHFLNNALIVTGIYQDIKHGQSIEKAMDENMPIWWIGLFGIAGLLLLFRLFKKETRKVLATQSLVATDENSIEQ; encoded by the coding sequence ATGAACCAAGAGCCAACGATCAGTTATCGCAGACAGTTTGTCATTTTACTGGCCCTTATTGGGGTATTCACGGTTATAGCTTCTTTTTCACTAATCATGCTGGCCAGAATGAACCTGAATGTCTCCATGACCCTGGTGCCGGAATTACTGAATAAATCGGAAAATGTGAACCTGGCACGATGGCTGAATACATTGGCTACTTTTTTGATGTTTTTTATGCCGGCAATCCTTTTTGCAAGGATCCTCAGTCGCAAACCACTGGATTACCTTGGGTTCAACCGGCTCATGAGCGGCAAACAAATAGGAATAGTAGTGATACTTACACTGGCAGCCATGATTACGAGCGGGGCTTTGGGAGACCTGAACCAACGCATTCCACTACCTGCAACATGGATGGCCAAAGCCAGGGCTATGGAAGATGCTTACAGAAGCACCATGATGTCTATGGCCATGATGAAAAATTTTAAAGAATACCTGCTGGTGTTGTTGGTCGTGGCTACTGCACCTGCCATATTCGAAGAAGTATTGTTCCGCGGAACATTTCAGCAATTATTTATTGGCTGGACAAAAAACGCATGGATCGGGATATTCATCACCAGCATTGTTTTCAGTGCGATCCATATTTCTTATTTCGGATTTTTACCCAGGCTTGCATTGGGCATGGTGCTGGGCTTTATTTTCTATTATGGTAAAAATATCTGGCTCAATATTTTATTGCATTTTCTGAATAATGCACTGATCGTAACGGGCATATACCAGGATATAAAGCACGGGCAATCTATCGAAAAAGCGATGGATGAGAATATGCCGATTTGGTGGATAGGATTATTCGGAATAGCCGGATTGCTCTTACTGTTCAGGCTTTTCAAAAAAGAAACCCGAAAAGTATTGGCTACACAATCACTGGTTGCAACTGATGAAAATAGTATAGAACAATGA